The nucleotide sequence ggacggattATGacatggtgggtggtggtggttggtgggaggtggtggtggttagtggtgggtagtggtggttggtggtggtacgtggttggtggtggtgatacgtggttggtggtggtggttagtggtggtgggtggtggtcgtggtggtggGTGGCGGTGGTTGGTGGTGTTGATTGATAGTgctggttggtgatggtggtggttgctggtggtggttggaggtgatgggtggtagtggtggtagttggtggtggtggttggtggtggtgggtggtggtggtggtggttggtagtagtggtgggtggtggtggttagtggtggtggatggtggtgattggtggtggtggatggtggtggtggttggtggtggtggtgggtggtggtggttggtggaggtggtggtggtgggtggtggttggtggtagttgatggtggtgggtgggtggtggtggtggttagtggtcgtggtgggtgggtggtggtggcggttggtggttggtggtgggtggtggtgggtggtggttggtggtggtggttcgtgggtggtggtggtgggtggtggtcggtggtggtggttcgtgggtggtggtggtgggtggtggtcggtggtggtggtggtgggtggtggatggtggtggtggtggtggttggtggtggtgggtggtggtggtgggtggtggttggtggtggtaggtggtggtggtgattggtggtggaggtgggtggtggtggttggtgggggtggttggtggtggttggtggtggtgattggtgggggttggtggtggtgggtggtggtgggtggtggtgggtggtggtggtgggtggtggtgggtggtggtggtgggtggtggtggtggttggtgatgatggtggttggtgttggtggtgatggttggtgggtggtggtggtgggtggtggtggtggttggtggtggtggtggtggttggtggtggtgattggtggtggttggtggtgggtagtggtggtggtgggtggttggtggtgggtagtggttggtggtggtagtggtgggtggtggttggtggtgggtggtggtggttggtggtgggtggtggtggtgatgggtggtggtggtggtggtgggtggtggtggtggcgggtggtggtggtggtggtggtgggtggtggttgtgggtggtgggGGGTGGTGGTTGTGGCtgggtggtggttgtggtggtgggtggtggttgttggtggttggtggtgggggcggtggtggtgggtggtgggtggtggtggttggtggtggtggatggtggtgggtggtgattaAGGTAGTTTATAATATGTTAACTTTTGTATAattgaattttattaattataattattaaaatgaccTTTTTACTCTTCTATGCATTTTAAGCTAAATTGAAATTTTATGATATTTTGTGGTCCATATTTGCTTATCCAGTTTGTACTCATTTTAAGCTTAGCCAcggatcgtatatatatatatatatatatatatatatatatatatatatatatatatatatatatatatatatggagaggatccagtgagaacttttttagtgtgagaactctaggaactccaaaatacactaaaattcgagtAAACAAAtgggaattcgagcaaaaaaagagaATTCGAGCAAAAATTAAAAACACAGACGAACCAAAAATCATAGtcgagcaaattttttttttgttcgaataccaaattgtagaacacatttttgtttgaCTAccgatgtgttctacatttttttgttcgactatcaaaaatgtagaacacatttttgttcgaattccaGATTTTTGTTCGGTCGccattttttttgttcgaattacaaaaatgtagaacacatttttgttcgagtatgatgtgttctacattttttgttcgaatacactgaaatgtagaacacatttgtgTTCGAATTTCACAATTTGTTCGGCCGcctttttttttttgttcgactttccccttttttgttcgtccgtgtcccTTTTTTGCTCGACTATCCCCATTTTTGCACGCCCGTCACTTTTTTGGCTCGAATatccttttttttgttcgaatttcaatgtATTTTTGGGTTCTCGGGGTTCTCataccaaaatatatatatatatatatatatatatatatatatatatatatatatatatatatatatatatatatatatatatatatatatatatatatatatatatatatatatatatatatataggtgcaggttcaaacgagaaccgcAAAAAGGGcgggaactgcgagaactttttaattttatagtttttatgcatttaaatgcaacaaattacatgcaaatgttaattaatgcttATATCACTAACAAAaatatgttcattaccacaaattacatgttaaattgttaattatacaaactgttcacatgttacacaaacaaatatgcacatgtgaacgggaaactatatatttgattatatatgtaaaatataagttttcttaaactattttatgttcatttttaATCTTTATCAACATTTATTGGTGATTCAATCTACTCACATGTGAAAATGTTCGTAAATtataagttctcgcagttctcgcctttttgtagttctcgtttgaacttttgactatatatatatatatatatatatatatatatatatagtcaaaagttcaaacgagaaccacaaaaaaggcgagaaatgcgagaacttttaatttacgAACATTTTCACATGTGAGTAGATTGAATCACCAATAAATGTTGATAAAGATtaaaaatgaacataaaatagtttgagaaaacttatattttacatatataatcaaatatatagtttctcgttcacatgtgcgtATCTGTTTGTGTAACATGTGAACAGTttgtataattaacaatttaacatgtaatttgtggtaatgaacatattTTTGTTAGTGATATaagcattaattaacatttgcatgtaatttgttgcatttaaatgcataaaaactataaaattaaaaagttcttgcagttctcgccctttttgcggttctcgtttgaacctgcacctatatatatatatatatatatatatatatatatatatatatatatatatatatatatatatatatatatatatatgaggatcCATTAagaaccaaaggtagtagagaacccCGAGAACCAGCAGACTCACCTTCAGACTAACCTTCAATCTgcatgcagattgagtcaatctgcttgCAGATTGAGCTTATCTTAGGTGCAGATTGATCAAACTGATGGAATCAACATATGATATACAATCTGTTGCAGGTTGACCTTCAATATGTATGCAGATTGACCTTCAATCTGCAACAaaacttttttattttttaatataacTCTGCAACATCATAAAAACTACACGAAATGATTAAAGCAAATATGTTATTATCGATTGAACTCAATATGAGtacagattgaactcaatctgtgtACAGATTGATCTCAATCTGTACACAGATTGAGTTCATCTACAAAATTTACCTACTCAATCGAATGTGCAGATTCTTAAATCAATCGAATTAATGTTTGAAATTGATGTTACCTTGTTCCATTAGCAGCGACTAGAAGATTTTGTGAAGGATTCAAGGTCTGAAAACAACTTAATCGTAAAAATCAAAGTTGCAGTTCATCTTCATCATTCGTCACTGTTCATCATGAAATTGAGGAATTCGATGATGATTTGAAGTATAATCCTTCAAGGAAGTTGATAATCGCTGCCTTAGAATCTTGTTTCAATTGATTTTAACTTCCAATTTTATTGATTTTGATGTTTAGTAAAATCAGATCGTGTTTCGCTGGGTTCTCTCCTATGGAGAGTTCTTCCAGgatcatttcaatatatatatatataatatatatatatatatgtgtgtgtgtgtgtgtgtgtgtgtggtgggGGGGGGGGGTATTATATGGGGTCGTAAGGTCAACGCAAGTTAGAGTGTAGTTTAAGGATGTACACTTTCTTACAAAAACCGATAAAATTATTAAATGCATAAGGcagcctttcaaaaaaaaattaaatgcaTAAGGCAAGTACAACGTAATTGGATTGAAAGAATACGAGATCACAGTTACCAAAAACATAAAATTATACAGTAGTATTAGATGTAGGTGTGAATGTGCAAGTGGAGGCAACTTTAAGTTAAATTTCTTTTCAATAGCAATAGGCAAAAGTGTTTCATGCAAAAACTACTAATAATATAAGAATAAGAAGAATAGGGAAGAATCTATATAAATTAAACAGAGCATCCATGTTTGTTAAATATTTTATCATGTGTTGCTGAATCATGATTTGTACACTCTTGTATTACACACTACACATACAAGATCTTAATTAATACTGTAAGTCTGTAACATTTAAAGATCAACATCAACACCTATTGTTATAGACTTATAGTAAAATGGTAGTTGCTACCAAGTTAGTACTATTTTCACTTTTTTTTCATGTAGTTTATTCAGCTCCGATCGAACAACAGTTAGCTAAAGCTCGAGATCACATCCTCAAAGCGATTGTTGAGAAAAGCTTGCCATCAAGTCTACAAAACGCGGGTATCATCTCCGACAGAAGCATTTACAGGAATCCGTTCGCCTTTCTTCAGTTAAGTAATAAGTGTTTGAAATATTTAGCTTCGTTAAAGAGTATATATCAGATcgtatatatacattattattcttCTACCTTCGTCGTACCAAGACTGAAGGCATTTTTAGTTTGTATGACTGTCTACATCTTATCTTCTGAGTTATTTTTTTAACTTTAAGATTATGATTGGTCGTATAATTTAGGAGTCACACCGAGATGATGAAGACATTTAAGATATGGACTTATAAAGAAGGGGATATTCCATTGGTGCATAATGGTCCTATGAGATACGTATATAGCGTCGAAGGTGACTTCATTGAAGAGATGGAACGAACAGGAAATCCTATGGCGGCTAACCATCCCGATGAAGCACATGCCTTCTTTATCCCCATAAGTATAACCAACATCGTTTACTATCTTTACTCGCCCACTGAAGCTCACAATTTTAACAAACGAATGCAAGCAATATTCAAAGATTATATTGCTATTATTGCAAAAAAGTATCCTTATTGGAACCGTAGCAATGGAGCTGATCACTTCTATGTTTCTTGTCACGATTGGGTAAATTAATCTTCTTAACTTTATTCGACTGTTTCTTTGAGTAACAACAAACACACACGCACCTTTCTGTTcacgacgggactcgaactcaCAACTTGAAAGTTGATGAGTTCCCTTGATATCCTTGATATCGTTAGACCATAAGCCCTTTGTTGATTGCTAGTTAGCAGTACTACTACTAATGGTACTAATACAaacttatgtatatgtataatagGGGCCACATGTGTCAAAAGGAAATCATAAAGTATTTAGCAATCTCATTCGAGTTCTTTGCAACGCTAACCAATCAGAAGGTTTCGTTCCACGACGAGATGTATCAATGTCAGAGATTAACGGGCCATCCAACAATATCCCGAACGTAATTAAAGGTGAATCACCTTACAATCGTTCAATCCTGGCATTCTTTGCAGGCAAAGTACGCGGTGCTATACGAGTTAAATTGTTCAAACATTGGGgaaacgatgaagatgatgatattcaAGTTCACAATCATCTTCCAAAAGGTCAAAACTACACCGAGTTTCTAAGTCGAAGTAAGTATTGCATATGTCCTAGCGGTTTTGAAGTTGCGAGTTCTAGATTAACCGATGCAATCTACACCGGATGTGTTCCTGTAATCATCAAAGATCATTATGTTTTACCATACGGTGATGTATTGGATTGGAGTCGGTTTTCTGTACAAGTACCGGTTAATAAGATTCAAGATCTTAAAAAGATTTTGCAGGAGATACCTTTTTCGCGGTATCTCGAAATGCAGAAAAGGATACTGGAAGTGCAACATCACTTCAAGCTTAATTTTCCGGCTAAACGATTTGATGTTTTTCACATGATTCTTCATTCTGTGTGGCTAAGAAGACTTGATGTTCGGTTAACTGAATAAAACTTATCATGATTGTTGTAACATTTTTACTACATATATATTTCATTACTCTAATGTATGTAAGCTCTTAATTTACATGTCAAACTATACCTGTTGAGTGTTGATAGTGGTAATTTGAGCAAAATACACTACATTTTTTACGATTAATGTACTTAATTTCTTTATTATCTTGAATTGATGATTGATATGGATCGCGTGTTATTCGTATATGATATTTATTATTTTCTACTACCTTTTTTATCTTAATAATTCTGGTATAACTAAACTAATTACCGTAAAAAACAAAAATGAAGACTTGGTAAATAAAGGCAGTTACAAGATCTAAGTGAGGGTTGGTTTGTTTACCTCATTCAATTAAGAGCTGAATGTTAAATCATTTAGCATTCAAACATGTTTGTTTGTGACATCTAAGATCACTCTGACGGAACATCATATTAGCAGTGCAACCTCATCATGTTCTTAGATAAGACTGAAAAAGATTGATTGCTACTAACACTTACTTCTAcccatcatttatattttaattttaaattttaaattttaaatattaataataaaacaaaTTTTATTAAACTAAATGGGCTGCCTCTCAttcaaataaataattaaatcaaaTCTTGCACCAAATATTTTAGACCTCCGTTTTTAAACTTCACACTATGACGAAATGCCATTTTTACTCGAAAAAGACGTGTAAAGAAGGACTTGTACCTGTGGTCTCTTTCTCGATTGAAAAAAGACGCGGTTAAAGAAGTAACCATAGGCTCCGGTCTAAACGACATATGATGTTGAATGTTTCAACATGCAATGCTAAACCATTTATTGTTGAAAAGTTAATTTAACCATTAATCACCTAAATTTTCTGCACTATTTTTCTCAAATCATATGCAGAACACTTAATaaacaagtatattgaattttttattcatCTAACATGTTAATAAGTTAATTTAACCTAGTTCATATTGttattcaaaataattatcaaacaacttattttTATCCATAACCAAATTTATTCATAGACTCATTATTAATCATTCAGCTCTAAATTATTCAGTTTTATCCTATTGAGTTAGTTAAAGTTATGGAACTCAATAAACTAAAAATAACTGTAAGTCTAACATGAAACGAGAATTTTTTTAACCAAACACATGGGTCTCCGAATCTTAGTTACCAAACTGCCTCTTGAAACATATATCCTTAAACTCATCACCATGGTGTCTTTAGTCGTTAGCTGTGTCTACTCTTTTTCATTTTACGTCTACTTTTTCCCAACCTAAACTTCGATTCAGGGGCGTCTTCGGTACATGTGCAGAATGTGCAACTGAACAtggccaaaaaaaaaaattaaggggCCCAATATTTTGAAAAATAGtagtttaattataataaaatggcaATTATTTTTGAATAAAATAGATTGTTACGCTTTTGAAAACTTATTTGTattgataatttttatagtattattttattatatgtATCAAAAGATTTAATGTATATAATCAGGACCCATTTTTAGGTATCGATAAGGGCCCTCAAAATCTTTGAAACGGCCCTGCTTCGATCATATGTTCTACGATAGATTGTTCAAGTGTATGAAGAAGTTCTGGAGAAACGAACAAAGCGAAAGAACGCACCCACACAGTTTTTAGACGATATGGGAACAGAACGAAACACAAACACGTTTCTAGAAACCAGTGCTTCCGGCGATACTAGTAATGCAACATATAAGAGAAAAACAGGAACCACGCGGATGATGTTTCTATCAGTGATCTAGACTATGAGTTGCTTTGTAGAACTCTTTAAACTATATGGCTATTATAATCAGTTTATATCTAATTTGTATGCTTATAGTGAGTGTTCTTGGGTTTGTCTTAAAATCTGTATCTTGAAGAGATGAGTAAGAAGAAAAATCATTCTATGTTTTTGGACTTGTGGAAATAGACTCCATCGTATCTTTAAAGGCTTTATGGCTCTGGTAAGACTTTATTTGTTATGCCAGCTACGGTTGAAATGTGATATATCTTATCATTGCTATGAGTTATGTACTCCGTAATTACGATTATTGTATTGACCCAAattttttcatatttatatatattaattgagattgatatttacatgactaaatatttccaacgtgttaagcaatcaaacttgttaagacttgattaaatgaaataagtttcatatagacaattgatcacccaagttgaccggcgattcacgaacgttacaaaattgtaaaaactacatgttgtggtatatatagacatatatatatggttgacatgagattatgatgagtaaatatctcactaagtatattaacaatgtgtgatatacataagaaatgagatcacTAAGttcagaaactcgaaatgatatatataacgattatcgttatgataacgtctactaaatatatatgtatcatattaagatattgatacactatatttaatatgataaaatgatatttaaatatatcattaagtgtgttaacaatgaactacatatgtaaaaacaagactactaactcaagaattacgaaacgagacttatatgtaacgattatcgttgtaacgatattttaatgtatataccatattaagagatattcatacatcataatatcatgataatataataatttaacatctcatttgatataataaacattgggttaacaacattaattgagatcgttaacttaaaggtttcaaaacaacacttacatgtaacgactaacgaagacttaacgactccattagaatgtatatacatgttgtgttttgatatgtattcttacacttttgaaagacttcaagacacatatcaaagtacttctacttaacaaaaatgcttacaattacatcctcgttcagtttcatcaacaattctactcgtatgcacccgtattcgtactcgtacaatacacagcttttagatgtatgtactattggtatatacactccaatgatcagctcttagcagcccatgtgagtcacgtaacacatgtgggaaccatcatttgacaattagcatgaaatatctcataaaattacaaaaatattagtaatcattcatgacttatttacatgaaaacaaaattacatatcctttatatctaatccatataccaacgaccaaaaacacctacaaacactttcattcttcaattttcttcatctaattgatctctctcaagttccatcttcaagttctaagtgttcttcataaattccataagtatagtttcataaaaatcaagaatacttccaagtttgcaagtctacttccaagctttttaatccattccaagtaatcatctaagatcaaggaacctttgttatttacagtaggttatctttctaattcaaggtaatattcatattcaaactttgattcaatttctacaactataacaatcttatttcgagtgaaaatcttacttaaactgttttcgtgtcatgattctgcttcaagaactttcaagccatccaaggatcctttgaagctagatccatttttctcatttccagtagttttatccagaaaacttgaggtagtaatgatgttcataacatcattcgattcatacatataaagctatcttattcgaaggtttaaacttgtaatcactagaacatagtttagttaattctaaacttgttcgcaaataaaagttaatccttctaacttgacttttaaaatcaactaaacacatgttctatatctatatgatatgctaacttaatgatttaaaacctggaaacacgatgaacaccataaaatcggatatacgccgtcgtagtgaaaccgggggctgttttggtttgaataattaaaaactatgataaaatttgatttaaaagttgttattctgggaaaatgatttttcatatgaacatgaaactatatccaaaaatcttggttaaactcaaagtgaaagtatg is from Rutidosis leptorrhynchoides isolate AG116_Rl617_1_P2 chromosome 10, CSIRO_AGI_Rlap_v1, whole genome shotgun sequence and encodes:
- the LOC139871420 gene encoding probable glycosyltransferase At3g42180, with the translated sequence MMKTFKIWTYKEGDIPLVHNGPMRYVYSVEGDFIEEMERTGNPMAANHPDEAHAFFIPISITNIVYYLYSPTEAHNFNKRMQAIFKDYIAIIAKKYPYWNRSNGADHFYVSCHDWGPHVSKGNHKVFSNLIRVLCNANQSEGFVPRRDVSMSEINGPSNNIPNVIKGESPYNRSILAFFAGKVRGAIRVKLFKHWGNDEDDDIQVHNHLPKGQNYTEFLSRSKYCICPSGFEVASSRLTDAIYTGCVPVIIKDHYVLPYGDVLDWSRFSVQVPVNKIQDLKKILQEIPFSRYLEMQKRILEVQHHFKLNFPAKRFDVFHMILHSVWLRRLDVRLTE